The Bombus huntii isolate Logan2020A chromosome 6, iyBomHunt1.1, whole genome shotgun sequence genome window below encodes:
- the LOC126866923 gene encoding diacylglycerol kinase eta isoform X4, giving the protein MLHQMIQKKQCQVGVLPLGTGNDLARVLGWGSSCDDDAHLPQLLEKYEKAGTKMLDRWSIMTFERSISLPCPKSVLTHSNTTLKSSIIHQYEDNVVTHITNILESDEENVVLSNIRILCGTVKDFATYILENVNSEDQQVEEKCKILQQKLNSFLEILCKEEGYLTEHLDDADNITLNTEISVSPDNCEKGVLEKPEKDITNLKKVEKRRQLIEKETVISRANSLKRIVRKLVEYSHLVIDNQININTKHATKIGNTNSSLEDGTVLNSISNKRQQLDIPGLRVDHVDNLSVGPLIESVRSADNSTCTSPVPNLASLSPIPDLRRDSQPEELLTLPAPDGFADSRRNSENLPQVSFNFQLPTAQSVSLDNEQEAETPESNDQQISDSNNIDISSEFQISVTRTTFDTSSPSEDGTTQDISSDIDSIQSPEEHEQKLENKTKIEVTKGYIGSDAFDSEIRHIDSPDNSEMVTSEIQNSESLIGQDLTSIINGEEYDSVREYLENELENTDFTNEIARRSFKRSTKSSTVIEIENKIKYKVGSIGQNVNEANKFKDSQDAKASDLLSPVCCFTVSSETTPTNEKPNNFPPTISVIINPPSPSMSIESQHDSDVEYKMKPYLRRQIGESMERLSVELPESGFSPQATRRISSGSLLKASEVVSLAATAAKFGGSNASLRHERVKSVEKTEDVKKLPIINPLVRLPMWPNVSGGTGLISQALLANADALCAAVSPLMDPDETLMEGYFERCVMNNYFGIGIDAKISLDFHHKREEHPEKCRSRAKNYMWYGVLGSKQWLQKTYKNLEQRVQLECDGQRIPLPSLQGIVVLNIPSFMGGTNFWGGTKEGDLFLAPSFDDRILEVVAVFGSVQMAASRLINLQHHRIAQCQTVQINILGDEGVPIQVDGEAWIQPPGIIRIIHKNRMQMLYRNRALETSLKTWEEKQRNTLNAISQSASTLSNTQLQSQTRSLQSHKPSYLNDDEMYILLGFIEVVTTLVKWVKLLIISHPSLEPDLYQVAARTAQALEQVHPDGKILQGINLRPVVTELVSSARQLYEDSCELLRDKAQSLKLREDLENKLSFSLASMEQELKKFTFDEGGTGLVYLQNLPSDEQGDRKNRHRGLFWLKFRRSGVNSGAHTIRDQVTTWGVQEVCSWLENLQLGEYTDKFVSHDIRGRELLSLARRDLKELGITKVGHVKRILQAINDLNN; this is encoded by the exons ATGCTGCACCAGATGATCCAAAAG aagCAGTGTCAAGTTGGAGTTCTACCATTGGGAACTGGAAATGACCTAGCACGTGTATTGGGTTGGGGATCTTCTTGTGATGATGATGCTCATTTACCCCAGTTATTggaaaagtatgagaaagcaGGCACAAAAATGCTTGATCGGTGGAGTATTATGACTTTTGAACGTAGCATATCTTTGCCATGTCCTAAAAGTGTTTTAACTCATTCTAATACTACATTAAAATCTAGCATTATTCATCAATATGAGGATAATGTTGTTACtcatataacaaatattttagaatcagACGAAGAAAATGTAGTTTTATCTAATATTAG aatTTTATGTGGCACAGTGAAAGATTTTGCAACATATATATTGGAAAATGTAAACTCAGAGGACCAACAAgtggaagaaaaatgtaaaatacttCAGCAAAAACTTAAttcatttttagaaatattgtGCAAAGAGGAAGGATATCTAACTGAGCACTTAGATGATGCAGATAATATTACTTTAAATACTGAAATTTCTGTTTCACCTGATAATTGTGAAAAAGGTGTATTAGAAAAACCTGAGAAAGatataacaaatttgaaaaaagttGAGAAAAGGAGACAACTTATAGAAAAGGAAACTGTAATTTCGAG AGCAAACAGTTTGAAAAGAATTGTAAGAAAACTTGTGGAATATTCTCATTTGGTTATAGATAATCagattaatataaatacaaaacaTGCTACTAAAATaggaaatacaaatagttCACTAGAAGATGGTACTGTATTAAATTCAATATCAA ATAAAAGACAACAATTGGATATCCCTGGTTTAAGAGTAGATCACGTTGACAATTTATCTGTAGGACCATTAATAGAATCTGTAAGAAGTGCAGATAATTCAACATGTACTAGCCCAGTGCCTAACTTGGCATCTTTGAGTCCAATACCTGATCTTAGGAGAGATTCTCAACCAGAGGAATTATTGACATTACCTGCACCTGATGGTTTTGCTGATAGTAGACGAAATAGTGAAAATTTACCGCAAGT TTCATTTAACTTTCAACTGCCTACAGCTCAGTCTGTCTCTCTGGATAATGAGCAAGAAGCAGAAACACCTGAATCTAATGACCAACAAATATCTGACTCTAATAACATAGATATTTCTTCAGAATTTCAAATTAGTGTTACAAGAACTACTTTTGACACAAGTTCACCTTCGGAAGATGGAACTACACAAGACATTTCTTCTGACATAGATTCAATTCAATCACCAGAAGAACATGAACAAAAACttgaaaataaaactaaaatagAAGTAACTAAAG GGTATATAGGTAGTGATGCATTTGATTCTGAAATTAGGCACATTGATTCTCCCGATAATTCAGAAATGGTCACTAgtgaaatacaaaattctgAAAGTTTAATAGGACAAGATTTAACTAGTATAATAAATGGAGAAGAATATGATTCTGTAAGAGAATACCTAGAAAAtgaattagaaaatacagattttaCAAATGAAATTGCTAGGCGATCATTTAAAAGATCAACAAAGAGTTCTACTGTTATAGAAATAGAG AACAAAATTAAGTACAAAGTGGGATCAATAGGACAGAATGTAAACGAAGCgaataaatttaaagattCTCAAGATGCTAAAGCATCCGATTTACTAAGCCCTGTATGTTGCTTTACTGTATCTTCGGAAACAACTCCAACAAACGAAAAACCTAATAACTTTCCACCTACAATAAGTGTTATAATTAATCCTCCCAGTCCATCAATGTCGATTGAAAGTCAGCACGATTCAGATgtagaatataaaatgaagCCTTATTTAAGACGGCAGATTGGTGAAAGTATGGAAAGAT TAAGTGTAGAACTACCAGAATCGGGTTTCTCTCCTCAAGCAACTCGTCGGATTAGCAGCGGAAGTTTGTTAAAAGCGTCAGAAGTTGTTTCTTTAGCTGCTACAGCTGCAAAATTTGGTGGTTCTAACGCAAGTTTACGTCACGAAAGAGTGAAATCTGTTGAAAAAACAGAAGATGTTAAAAAGCTGCCAATTATTAACCCATTAGTTCGGTTACCCATGTGGCCAa aCGTCAGCGGTGGAACAGGACTTATTAGTCAAGCATTACTTGCAAATGCAGATGCACTATGTGCTGCTGTATCACCATTAATGGATCCTGATGAAACATTAAT GGAAGGCTATTTTGAACGCTGTGttatgaataattattttggaATTGGCATAGATGCAAAAATTAGTCTTGATTTTCATCATAAAAGGGAAGAACATCCTGAAAAATGTCGTTCACGAGCAAAAAATTACATGTGGTATGGTGTATTAGGATCCAAACAATGGTTACAAAAAACATATAAGAATCTTGAACAAAGAGTACAATTAGAATGTGATGGTCAACGGATACCATTGCCTTCATTACAAGGAATTGTTGTATTAAACATTCCAAg CTTTATGGGTGGTACAAATTTTTGGGGAGGAACAAAAGAAGGAGATTTGTTTTTAGCACCTTCATTTGACGATCGTATATTGGAAGTTGTAGCTGTATTTGGTTCTGTTCAAATGGCTGCATCACGATTAATTAACTTGCAACATCATAGAATTGCACAGTGTCAAACAgttcaaattaatattttgggTGATGAGGGAGTACCTATACAAGTTGATGGTGAAGCTTGGATTCAACCTCCTGgtattatacgtattatacataaaaatcgTATGCAAATGCTTTACAGAAATAGG GCACTTGAAACATCCTTAAAAACATGGGAGGAAAAGCAACGCAATACACTCAATGCAATATCTCAGTCAGCATCTACTTTGAGCAATACACAATTGCAATCACAAACTAGGTCTCTACAATCACATAAGCCATCATATTTAAATGATGATGAAATGTATATTCTTTTGGGATTTATCGAAGTAGTTACAACTTTAGTTAAATGGGTCAAACTTCTCATTATATCACATCCAAGTTTGGAACCAGATTTGTATCAAGTTGCAGCACGAACAGCACAAGCTCTTGAACAAGTTCATCCAGATGGAAAAATTTTGCAAGGA ATTAATTTAAGACCAGTAGTAACAGAGTTGGTGTCAAGTGCAAGACAACTTTATGAAGACTCATGCGAATTACTCAGAGATAAAGCACAGAGTCTA AAATTACGGGAAGACTTAGAAAATAAACTATCATTTTCTTTGGCCAGTATGGAACAggaattaaagaaatttacgTTTGATGAAGGAGGTACAGGATTAGTATATTTACAAAACTTACCATCAGATGAGCAG GGAGATAGAAAGAATCGTCATAGAGGTTTGTTCTGGTTAAAGTTTCGACGTTCAGGGGTTAATTCTGGAGCACATACTATTCGAGATCAAGTTACTACATGGGGTGTACAAGAAGTGTGTTCCTGGTTGGAGAATTTACAGTTGGGTGAATATACTGATAAATTTGTTTCTCACGATATACGAGGTAgggaattattatcattagCCCGTAGAGATCTCAAGGAACTTGGTATTACTAAAGTAGGACATGTTAAACGAATCTTACAAGCTATCAATGATCTAAATAAttaa
- the LOC126866951 gene encoding probable glutamate--tRNA ligase, mitochondrial, whose translation MKYNIFRITNVLFMQKRFFKKVQVRVRFAPSPTGSLHVGGLRTALYNYLFARANNGAFILRIEDTDQSRCIPDAIEKIQCDLLWSGIIPDEDPIRGGPAGPYIQSKRLEIYKDQVLKLINNQSAYYCFCTENRLQLLRREAIKRGEVPKYDNRCRHISNDEVKAKLDKGSPFCIRFKLSAGIESFDDLIYGKIEHDIAQREGDPIIIKTDGYPTYHFANVVDDHLMEISHVLRGIEWQVSTPKHIMMYKAFNWTPPLYGHLPLVLNFDGSKLSKRQSDISIESFRKEGIFPLAVLNYVTHAGGGFDNKGGALYIDSYEELIKQFNISKIKVSSNKLSPPKLLEFNRIEIAKLLANEKNNAFLIERIKTLVIEAFPNRQTDGNLQLDDNHIISVLKWAQHRISKLSDLVSPKLAFLWHIPTTSFDDTMLGCKLDALKIISMKLIETEIQNFNKEWINKYLKEFANEHEISYPTLMKALRFVLSGLKEGPPVSEMMEILGKDSTVLRIKRYIS comes from the exons ATGAAGTACAACATATTCCGTATTACAAATGTTCTGTTTATGCAAAAACGGTTCTTTAAAAAAGTACAAGTAAGAGTTAGATTTGCACCTAGTCCAACTG GTTCGTTACATGTAGGAGGTTTACGAACtgcattatataattatttatttgctcgTGCTAATAATGGTGCATTTATTTTACGAATTGAAGATACTGATCAATCTAGATGTATACCTGATGCAATAGAAAAAATCCAATGTGATTTACTATGGTCTGGAATCATACCTGATGAGGATCCAATAAGAGGTGGACCTGCCGGGCCTTACATACAATCAAAACGTCTTGAAATATACAA GGACCAAGTGCTTAAACTTATAAATAATCAATCTGCATATTACTGTTTCTGCACAGAAAACAGATTGCAATTATTGCGAAGAGAAGCAATAAAACGAGGAGAAGTGCCTAAGTATGATAATAGATGTAGACATATAAGCAACGATGAAGTAAAAGCAAAACTTGATAAGGGATCCCCTTTTTGTATTAGATTTAAG TTATCTGCTGGAATAGAAAGCTTTGATGATTTAATATATGGTAAAATAGAACATGATATTGCACAAAGGGAAGGAGACCCCATTATTATCAAAACAGATGGTTATCCAACTTACCATTTTGCAAATGTTGTTGATGATCATCTTATGGAAATATCTCATGTATTAAGAGGAATTGAGTGGCAAGTATCCACACCTAAACATATAATGATGTACAA AGCTTTTAATTGGACTCCACCTTTATATGGACATTTACCCTTGGTATTAAACTTTGATGGATCAAAATTATCAAAAAGGCAAAGCGATATAAGTATAGAATCCTTTAGAAAAGAGGGAATTTTTCCATTAGCAGTTTTAAACTATGTTACACATGCTGGTGGTGGTTTTGATAATAAAGGAGGTGCTCTTTACATTGATAGTTATGAAGAATTAATCAAACAA ttcaatatttctaaaataaaagtaagttcTAATAAACTTTCACCTCCAAAACTATTAGAATTCAATAGGATAGAGATAGCAAAATTATTAGcaaacgaaaaaaataatgcatttttaattgaaagaaTAAAAACGTTAGTCATAGAAGCATTCCCAAATAG ACAAACTGATGGAAATTTACAATTAGACGACAATCATATTATTTCTGTATTAAAATGGGCACAGCATAGAATATCAAAATTAAGTGATCTAGTATCTCCAAAGTTGGCCTTTTTATGGCATATACCAACCACATCATTTGATGACACTATGTTAGGATGTAAATTAG ATGCGCTTAAAATAATAAGTATGAAATTGATTGAAACtgaaattcaaaattttaataaagaatGGATAAATAAATACCTAAAAGAATTTGCTAATGAAcatgaaatttcatatccaACATTGATGAAAGCTTTACGTTTTGTACTTAGTGGTTTAAAg GAGGGTCCACCAGTTTCTGAAATGATGGAAATTTTGGGGAAAGATTCTACAGTGTTAAGAATAAAACGCTATATTtcctaa
- the LOC126866934 gene encoding polycomb protein suz12-B, with protein sequence MPPKKREKEVDGQKGPRMDQIQADHELFLQAFEKPTQIYRFLRTRNQISPIFLYRNLTYMRQRMSRSHKSRRVFKIDMILEKLMSKNNQGENPGVRGYMTLTFLGFYDKKVETPQDPVKVETLLLKICHKKRKDVSSPIMQVSVGTSEVPINPCENQPPPKAPTISIPNESFSLNNGHVAKTYMLLLRVYCTSNTGCLMHNCDLDEPAQKRRKSSTGSIKAGGEEIKLYGSELIVYDKHNRCLLTDGDYELGLQEVQTNIRSSPKKHSSWESVPDIKECGPFEVFSKGPTLKFRLNWTTEPSNGLVDRPTPIHSVPNGDNKENRSGNTGLERSSTNNNNNSTNNNNNNNSNNNNNNNPTLPTPSPLNSSRMTTSEKTDTIMGTQQIVYQFLYNNNSRQQTEACEDLHCPWCSLDCGKLYSLLKHLKLCHSRFTFTYVPIPQGARIDVAINECYDGSYAGSPHELITQPSSIAFSRTGPTRRTSVTNILVCRPKRTKPSLSEFLELDENEYESQRPYITGHNRLYHHTVTCLPIYPKEMDIDSEGENDPKWLQTKTMMMIDDFTDVNEGEKELMKMWNLHVMKYGYVGDCQIPLACQMFLETKGKELLMKNLYRNFVLHMCSLFDFGLISPVVLYQTIQKLQEIMKEGGEDSDIRKVLQKSHEAQVEKWLSSGCHASLDANKQNSTSTKINFNSDGSNSNARRKTSLPLSSPNSQSVKTTASIHNNVSKYANMMTTSSNKTVNGSSY encoded by the exons ATGCCGCCGAAAAAGCGGGAAAAAGAAGTGGACGGGCAGAAAGGTCCTCGAATGGATCAAATTCAAGCAGACCATGAGCTATTTCTACAGGCCTTCGAAA AACCAACCCAGATCTATCGATTTCTACGCACAAGAAACCAAATTTCA CCAATATTTCTATATAGAAACTTAACTTACATGAGGCAACGTATGTCTAGAAGCCATAAATCACGTCGGGTGTTTAAAATTGACATgatattggaaaaattaatgTCAAAAAATAATCAAGGAGAAAACCCAGGTGTTCGTGGATACATGACTCTTACTTTTCTAGGtttttatgataaaaaag TTGAAACGCCTCAAGATCCAGTAAAGGTAGAAAcattattattgaaaatatgtcacaaaaaaagaaaagatgtgAGTTCACCAATTATGCAG gtTTCTGTTGGCACAAGTGAAGTTCCAATCAATCCTTGTGAAAATCAACCACCTCCAAAGGCACCTACCATATCTATACCTAATGAATCTTTCAGTTTAAATAATGGTCATGTAGCGAAAACTTATATGCTTTTACTTAGAGTATATTGTACGTCCAATACTGGCTGCCTTATGCATAACTGTGATTTAGATG AACCAGCTCAAAAGCGTCGCAAATCTTCTACGGGTTCAATTAAAGCTGGAGGAGAAGAAATAAAGTTGTATGGTTCTGAACTCATAGTGTATGATAAACACAACCGATGTTTGTTGACTGATGGCGATTATGAACTAGGCTTACAAGAAGTACAAACCAATATTCGATCTAGCCCAAAGAAGCACAGCTCTTGGGAGTCTGTACCTGACATCAAGGAATGTGGTCCTTTTGAAGTATTCAGCAAAGGACCAACATTAAAGTTTAGGCTTAATTGGACGACTGAACCAAGTAACGGTTTAGTTGATAGACCAACTCCAATTCATTCAGTACCAAATGgtgataataaagaaaatcgCTCAGGAAATA cTGGTCTAGAACGTTCTTccacaaataataataataatagtaccaataataacaacaataataatagtaataacaacaataacaataatccAACACTGCCAACACCTAGTCCTCTAAATTCCTCAAGAATGACAACTAGTGAGAAAACGGACACTATCATGGGTACACAGCAAATAGTTTATCAGTtcctgtataataataatagtcgCCAACAAACAGAAGCTTGTGAAGATTTACATTGCCCTTGGTGCTCATTAGACTGTGGAAAACTTTATTCTCTTTTAAAGCACTTAAAATTATGTCATTCGCGATTTACATTTACGTATGTG cCAATTCCACAAGGTGCTCGCATAGATGTAGCAATAAACGAATGTTATGATGGCTCATATGCTGGTAGCCCTCATGAATTAATTACACAGCCATCTAGCATAGCATTTTCAAGAACAGGACCGACGAGACGTACAAgtgtaacaaatattttagtatGTCGCCCAAAAAGAACTAAGCCAAGTCTTTCTGAATTTTTAGAGCTTGATGAAAATGAATATGAAAGCCAAAGACCTTATATTACAGGACATAATAG GTTGTATCATCATACTGTTACGTGTTTACCCATATATCCAAAAGAAATGGATATTGATTCGGAAGGAGAAAATGATCCAAAATGGTTACAAACAAAAACAATGATGATGATAGACGATTTTACAGACGTCaatgaaggagaaaaagaactTATGAAAATGTGGAATTTACATGTCATGAAATATGGCTATGTAGGAGACTGTCAAATACCACTGGCTTGCCAAATGTTTCTAGAAACTAAAGGGAAAGAATTGctcatgaaaaatttatatcgtaatttTGTTTTACATATGTGTAGTTTGTTTGATTTTGGTCTAATTAGCCCTGTAGTTTTATATCAGACTATTcaaaaattacaagaaattaTGAAAGAAGGAGGCGAAGATAGTGATATTCGAAAAGTTTTACAAAAGTCCCATGAAGCTCAAGTTGAAAAATGGCTTAGTTCAGGTTGTCATGCATCTTTAGATGCTAATAAACAAAATAGTACAAgtactaaaataaattttaatagcGATGGATCAAATTCTAATGCAAGACGGAAAACTTCTTTACCACTTAGTTCACCAAATTCACAATCTGTAAAAACGACAGCATCCATCCACAATAATGTTAGCAAATATGCTAATATGATGACTACATCATCAAACAAGACTGTAAATGGAAGTAGTTATTAA
- the LOC126866977 gene encoding methyltransferase-like protein 22 — protein MTLYTVTSEIFTENKNSYIKCKNDNVISSFIFKYPSYMIKPECLNDLTRDNDDDINIDRQQEGKLLIEHHISTELQYVGLQVWRGALLLADYILSNPDLFRDKVVLELGAGVGLTSIVASFLAKEVICTDIDVKGILKLIHRNFMRNKAYIKSKVDIKGLDFLNLKWPTFYKKRIDEPAIILAADVIYDETVTKGFVQTLTELLNSNVQKVVYITLEKRYVFTTANMETTAPMYEEFLDLVKVKQFNWHVEYIKIDFPQYFKYNRLEQMVLIKIKNKLSK, from the exons aTGACATTGTATACAGTAACATCAGAAATATttacagaaaataaaaattcttatataaaatgtaaaaatgacA ATGTAATATCCAGCTTTATTTTTAAGTATCCATCCTATATGATTAAACCAGAATGTCTTAATGACTTAACTCGtgataatgatgatgatataaatatagataGGCAACaagaaggaaaattattaatag aacaCCATATATCTACAGAATTACAATATGTTGGATTGCAAGTATGGCGAGGTGCATTATTACTAGctgattatattttatccaaTCCTGATTTATTCAGGGATAAGGTAGTTCTAGAGTTAGGTGCTGGAGTTGGCTTAACTAGTATAGTAGCTAGTTTCCTAGCAAAAGAAGTAATTTGTACAG ACATTGATGTAAAAGggatattgaaattaatacatAGAAATTTTATGAGAAATAAAGCTTATATTAAATCTAAAGTTGACATTAAAGGATTAGATTTCTTGAATTTAAAATGGCCtacattttacaaaaaaagaatAGATGAACCAGCTATTATTCTAGCTGCTGATG TAATTTATGATGAAACCGTAACAAAAGGATTTGTCCAAACATTAACAGAACTTTTAAATTCAAATGTACAGAAAGTTGTTTATATTACTTTGGAGAAAAGATATGTTTTTACTACAGCCAATATGGAAACTACTGCTCCAATGTATGAAGAATTCTTAGATCTTGTTAAAGTAAAGCAATTTAATTGGCATgttgaatatattaaaatagattttccacaatatttcaaatataatagATTAGAACAGATGGTtctcataaaaataaaaaacaagttaagtaaataa
- the LOC126866972 gene encoding uncharacterized protein LOC126866972 isoform X1: protein MSEAASAVPQRTSPGLPYIRTRPGWKKGDVIEQVTLESLVKIRNTAYGCEMMKGGMMWLNSQLDQLNCMYGQTKILMIDYKSFDAKVPAWLIRDVFSVVMEKFNLSDRDRICFRKCINYFINTPVQNSDGRRFKKDHGILSGSMFTNIIRCLVNMVVTWYTLEVVMGEYPAMDVFFGDDGIACFRGSVLMDLDKYAEVVQHVFSMVINSKKTCWTSNPTNVHFLGYFNYYGTPYKNVEELFPQHLVDEWEYCISRSLGCLLVSAGTNMDVFMACQAVYKKTCLAGADVEKGIDLIKESPWSLRHLVTMGVKDLVL, encoded by the exons ATGTCTGAAGCGGCCAGCGCTGTGCCTCAGCGCACATCACCCGGTCTACCGTATATTAGAACACGACCAGGCTGGAAAAAGGGGGATGTTATAGAAC AAGTCACATTGGAAAGCCTGGTGAAAATAAG GAATACCGCTTATGGATGTGAGATGATGAAGGGTGGAATGATGTGGCTTAATAGCCAGCTAGATCAGTTAAACTGCATGTATGGGCAGACTAAAATATTGATGATCGACTATAAGTCTTTTGATGCAAAGGTACCTGCGTGGTTAATACGTGACGTTTTCAGTGTGGTAATGGAGAAGTTCAATTTATCCGATAGAGACCGGATATGCTTTAGGAAGTGCATAaactattttataaatactCCGGTCCAAAATTCTGATGGTAGACGCTTTAAGAAGGATCATGGAATTCTGTCCGGATCAATGTTTACCAATATTATTAGATGTCTCGTTAACATGGTGGTGACGTGGTATACCTTAGAGGTCGTCATGGGGGAGTACCCAGCTATGGACGTGTTTTTTGGAGATGATGGTATAGCATGCTTCCGCGGATCAGTGTTAATGGATCTGGACAAGTACGCGGAGGTCGTACAGCACGTCTTTAGTATGGTGATTAATTCGAAGAAAACATGTTGGACTTCCAACCCCACGAATGTGCACTTCCTGGGATATTTCAACTATTACGGAACACCGTATAAGAATGTTGAGGAGTTATTTCCGCAGCACCTCGTCGACGAATGGGAATACTGTATAAGTAGGTCATTGGGTTGCCTACTTGTGTCAGCTGGTACTAATATGGACGTTTTTATGGCGTGTCAGGCTGTATATAAGAAAACCTGCTTAGCCGGGGCTGACGTAGAAAAGGGGATAGATTTAATAAAGGAGAGTCCCTGGAGCCTAAGACATCTAGTAACTATGGGGGTAAAAGATCTGGTCCTATAG
- the LOC126866972 gene encoding unconventional myosin-XVIIIa-like isoform X2, with amino-acid sequence MNIEQQRKEIRKEMQQRDEELEDVRGNALKKVKVLESQLENEREERTILLREKHELECRLVAIEEQDRAERAAETDTMHRLKRDLKRTKALLRDAQTMLERSKGDSTGKAALRQLKNQLEDAECVRAVAVKAKQALEQELNETQASLQEALRQRSEAEDGVNVASRERTELLSQLEENKEELAEVLKKYRAAVQQVSEERRIVARYVVIGKVDHEMVSSSDSCDQQEDLANITRRKNLAKQQQQDVVDDICEFTEKDSVAGVRVVSSFRIDSKRVNARRTKRQGKSHVRNPSNNIDTKIRYTEDVDDEDDDGIVEDTMNVKTFEKEEIIVSVDGKLLTSSMYEPSLRKCHDAATTIKAPDKSEMDKQIIGEEDRGRAKEEQ; translated from the coding sequence ATGAACATCGAGCAACAACGCAAGGAAATACGCAAAGAGATGCAACAGAGGGACGAGGAGTTAGAAGACGTACGTGGTAACGCTCTGAAAAAGGTGAAAGTTCTAGAGTCGCAGTTGGAGAACGAGCGCGAAGAGAGGACGATATTGCTTCGAGAGAAGCATGAATTGGAATGTCGTTTGGTAGCTATCGAAGAACAGGATCGTGCTGAACGTGCGGCAGAAACTGATACCATGcataggctaaaaagagatttgaagagaaccaaagcattgctaagagacgctcaaacgatgctggagagatcgaaaggtgactcgacgggtaaagcagctttacgacagctgaagaaccagttagaagatgcagaatgcgttagagcagttgcagttaaagcgaaacaggcactggagcaagaactgaatgagacgcaggcttcgttgcaggaagcactgcggcaacgttccgaagcagaagatggtgttaatgtagctagtcgcgaacgaactgagctactgtcgcaattggaagaaaataaagaagagttggcagaagttttgaagaagtatcgggcagctgtgcagcaagtgtcggaggaacggagaatagtggcaagatacgtggtgattggtaaagtggaccacgagatggtgtcctcgtcggattcttgcgaccagcaggaggacttagcgaacatcacgaggaggaagaatctggctaaacaacagcaacaagatgttgttgatgatatttgcgaatttactgagaaggatagcgttgcgggtgtgagggttgtttcaagttttcggatagactcgaagagagtcaatgcaaggcgaacgaaaagacaagggaagtcgcacgtgcggaatccctccaataatatcgatacgaagattcgatatacagaggatgtggatgacgaggacgacgatgggattgtcgaggacacgatgaacgtgaagaccttcgaaaaagaagagatcatagtctcggtagatggtaagttgttaacgtcttccatgtacgaaccgagcctacgaaaatgtcacgatgctgccacgacgatcaaagcccctgacaagagtgaaatggataaacaaataattggagaggaagatagaggaagagcgaaagaggagcagtag